Part of the Sphingopyxis sp. 113P3 genome, CTGTCGTCTCGCGCGCAAGCGCAATCTCTGCGAGCGCGGCGCCCTCGGGCTCATGCTCGATGTTGAACTGGCCGATGCCGCGGTCGAGACCCTGCGCAAGCTCGGCACGCGTCTTGCCGACGCCCGAGAAGACGATGTCTTCAGCCGCCATGCCCGAGGCGAGCGCGCGTTCAAGCTCGCCCCCCGAGACGACGTCGGCGCCGTAGCCCTGCCGCGCGAGCACGCGCAGCACGCCGAGATTGGGGTTGCACTTGATCGCGAAGGCAAGGTGCTTCTTCGGCACATCCTTGAGCGCGTCGCGGAAGACCTGCGCATGACGCTCGAGCGTCGCACGCGAATAGACATAGACGGGGGTTCCCACCTCAGCGGCAATCTGCGGCAGGGGGATATCTTCGGCGTGGAGGACGCCGTCACGAAGTTCAAAATGGTCCATCGAAGGAAATCCTGATCATCATCATTTGCACGCGCATCGAGCGATCGAGATGCCCCGAGGGATAGGAAAGATCGTGGGGGTCTCGATGGGGCGCGATGCGAGCGGGAGGCCGGGGGTTTGGTCAGCCCGGCGGGGGCAGATCGAAGTCGTCGGGTTCGCGCTGTTCGGACCGTTTGAGAAGTTCGTCGCTGCGCGCGGGCTTGGCCTGCGCGTCAGGCGTCGTGAGCTCCTCATTCGTCGGGGGGCGCGTCGCGCCGATGGGGATGACCGGCGGGGCCTGGCCCACCACGGGCTTCAAGTCCTCGCGGCTGCCGCACGCGCCGAGCGTTGCTGCAAGGGCGGCGGCCGACACGATCGCGGCGATGAGCGGGCGGGTCTGCATCGTCAACTCTCCAGCGCGGCGCGCGCCGCGGCAATGGCCTGCCTTACCCGTTCGGGCGCGGTGCCGCCATAGCTGATGCGGCTTGCAACCGACGCCTCGACGGTGAGCGCTGCGAGCGCCTCGGGGGTGACGGCCGCGTGGATCGCCGCTGCCTCGGCCGCAGGCAGCGCCGAAAGTTCAACGCCAAGCTCTTCGGATCGTTTCACGCACGCACCCACGATGTGGTGCGCCTCGCGGAAGGGCACCCCTGCCTCGCGCACCAGCCAGTCGGCAAGGTCGGTCGCAGTCGAAAAACCCGAGGCGGCGAGCGCGCGCATCCGGTCGGTGCGGAAGGTCAGCGTCTCGACCATCCCGGTGAGCGCGGCAAGCGACAGCGCAAGCGCGTCGAAGGCGCCGAACACCGTCTCCTTGTCGTCCTGCAGATCCTTCGAATAGGTGAGCGGCAGCCCCTTGACGATAACCGCGAGCCGCTGGAAGGCTCCGAGGAGCAGCCCTGCACGCCCGCGCACGAGCTCGGCCGCGTCGGGATTGCGCTTTTGCGGCATGATCGAGCTGCCTGTCGACCAGGCATCGGGCAGCGCGACAAAGCCGAAGGGCTGGCTTGCCCAGATCACGATTTCCTCCGCGAGGCGCGAGAGGTGCAGTGCGGCGATCGCGGCGGCAGCGCAGAATTCAAGGGCAAAGTCGCGGTCGGAGACGGCGTCGATGCTGTTCGCCATCGGACGCGCAAAGCCGAGCGCCTTGGCGGTCGCATCGCGATCGACCGCAAAGCCCGTGCCCGCAAGCGCCGCGGCGCCGAGCGGCGATTCGTTGAGCCGCGAGCGCGCGTCAGAAAAGCGCCCGCGGTCGCGCGCCGCCATCTCGACATAGGCAAGAAGATGATGACCAAGCGTCACCGGCTGCGCGACCTGAAGATGGGTAAAGCCCGGCATGATGCTCGCGGCATGCTCCTCGGCGCGCGCAAGCAGCGCGGCCTGGAGGCCCTTCAGCCCCGCGTCGATGCGCTCGCATGCGCCGCGCACCCAGAGGCGGAAATCGGTTGCGACCTGGTCGTTGCGCGAGCGCGCGGTGTGAAGGCGTCCGGCAGGCTCGCCGACAATTTCCTTGAGCCGCGATTCCACCGTCATGTGGATATCCTCAAGCGCAAGGTCGACGGGCACCCCGTCGCGGGCGAACTCGGCGGCGATTTCGGCAAGGCCTGCGTCGATCGCTGCAGCATCAGCCGCGGTGATGATGCCCTGCGCTCCGAGCATCGCGGCATGCGCGCGGCTGGCCGCAATATCTTCTTCCCACAAGCGCTTGTCCACGGGGATTGAGGCGTTTATTTCCTGCATGATCGCCGCGGGACCGCCCCCGAAGCGGCCGCCCCACATGCTGCTCTTGTCCGGAGATTCCGCCATTCGCCGCGCCCTAGATCCGAAAATTGCCCTCCTCGCCATCCTGCTGGCGGGGTCGATCGCCGGCTGCGATAGGGAAAAGCGGGACCAGGAGCAAGCGGGGGCGTCGCAAGCAAATATTGCCCCCGATGAAGCGAAGGATGCGCGCAGCGCCGGAACCTTCCAGCATCAGATCGATCGCTCGCATGCGGGCGAGGCGGCTCCCTCCGCGCGCTTTTTCGGCCCCGACAATGCGCCGGTGACGCTCACAGCCTTCAAGGGCCGGCCGCTCCTCGTCAATCTCTGGGCGACCTGGTGCGCGCCCTGCGTCGCGGAAATGCCGACGCTCGACGCGCTCGCGGCGCAGCAGGACAAGGCAATGACGGTGATCGCGGTCGCGCAGGACCTCCAGGGCGCCGCGGTCGTCGACCCCTGGTTCCAGAAGGCTGGGCTCACCTCGCTCCAGCCCTATGTCGACCCCGAGAACGCTCTTCTCGATGCGGCGAGCAGCGCGCTTCCCACAAGCATTCTCTACGATGCCGAAGGCAAGGAATTGTGGCGGATAATCGGCGCGATCGACTGGCAGGGAGCAAAGGCGAAGGCGCTGCTTGCCGAGGCGGGCATCTAGACGGGATCCGCCGCCCCCCGCCACGCTGCGGCGGGGGCCAGCGACGACGGCGATCCGGGCGGCGAGCGAGAGGGCCATGCCGGCTGGGTTCGGCTTGAAGGCGCGCGATGGCAAGCGGGGGCAGGCGCCTCCCATTTTCATATATATGAAAACATCTTTCTGGATATTGAAATAGCCGCGCTACTCCCCTAGCCCCATCATCGATAGGAAAGAGGAGACTCAAGCATGAGCGGGCTGCTTACGGACAAGGTGGTGGCGGTGACGGGCGCAGGACGCGGGGTCGGGCGCGAGATCGCCCTTCTTTGTGCGCGCGAGGGCGCCGCCGTGGTGGTCAACGACCTTGGCACCTCGGGCGAAGGCGAAGGCGCTGACCTCTCGCCCGCCGAAGAGACAGTGAACGATATCAAGGCAGCCGGCGGCCGCGCGGTGGTCAACGGCGCAAGCGTTGCCGACCCCAGGGGCGCGGCGAGCATCATCGAGGATGCAGTGCAGAATTTCGGGCGCATCGACGCCGTGGTCAACAATGCCGGCATCCTGCGCGACCGCATCTGGCACAAGCTCAGCCACGAGGACTGGGCCGCTGTGATCGATGTCCATCTCAACGGCTGCTTCAACGTATCGAAAGCGGCAACGCCCTATTTTCGCGAGCAGGGATCGGGAAGCTTCATCCACTTCACCTCGACGAGCGGGCTCATCGGCAATTTCGGCCAGGCCAATTATTCGGCGGCAAAGCTCGGCATCGTCGGCCTCTCGCAGTCGATTGCGCTCGACATGGCGCGCGCGGGCGTGCGCTCGAACTGCATCGCGCCCTTTGCCTGGAGCCGCATGACCGCCTCGATCCCGGCAACGACGCCCGAAGAGATTGCACGGGTCGAGCGGATGAAGACGATGAGCGCCGACAAGATTGCGCCGCTCGTTGCCTTCCTCGCGAGCGACGCGGCCAAAGAGGTGACCAACCAGATCTTTGGCGTGCGCAAGAACGAGATTTTCCTTTTCTCAAAGCCGCGCCCGATCCGCTCGATGCAGAAGAGCGAGGGCTGGACCCCGCAGGCGATCGCAGACGAGCTCTTGCCCGCGTTCCGCCCCAGCTTCGCTCGCCCCGATGAACGCTCAGGCGACGTCTTCGGCTATGATCCGATCTGAGGATAGAAGGCCCATGCAGGATTACACCGCCATCCGCGAAGAGGTCGCAAAGCTCTGCGCCGCCTTTCCCGGCCCCTATTGGCAGGCGAAGGACAAGCGGCGCGAATATCCTTCAGAGTTCGTCGCGGCGCTCGGCGAGGCGGGCTATCTCGCCGCGCTCATCCCCGAGGAATATGGCGGCGCGGGCCTGCCACTCTCCGCAGCCGCGGCGATCCTCGAGGAAATCCAGCGCCAGGGATGCAACGGCGGCGCGGTGCACGCGCAAATGTACGTGATGGGAACGGTGCTGCGCCACGGGTCCGAAGAACAGAAGGCCCGCTATCTGCCGCGCGTCGCGACGGGTGAGCTGCGCCTGCAGGCGTTCGGGGTCACCGAACCGACGAGCGGCACCGATACGCTGAGCCTCAAGACCACGGCGAGGCGCGAGGGCGAACATTACATCGTCAATGGCCAGAAATTATGGACGAGCCGCGCCGAGCACAGCGATCTCATGATCCTGCTCGCGCGCACGACGCCGCGCGAAGAGGCGGCGAGCCGCACCGAGGGTCTCTCGGTCTTCCTCGTCGACATGAAGGAAGCGCTCGCCGCGGGAACGCTCACGATCCGGCCGATCGACACGATGATGAACCATGCGACGACCGAGGTCTTCTTCGACAATATGCGCATTCCCGCCGCCAATCTGATCGGCGAGGAGGGCAAGGGTTTCCGCTATATCCTGTCGGGGATGAATGCCGAGCGGCTGCTGATCGCAGCGGAATGCATCGGCGATGCCAAGTGGTTCATCGACAAGGCGTCGGCCTATGCAAAGGAGCGCGTGCTGTTCGGCCGTCCGATCGGCCAGAATCAGGGGGTGCAGTTTCCCATCGCGCGCGCCTATACCCAGATGCGTGCCGCCGAACTGCTCGTCCACGACGGAATCGCCAAATATGAGGCGGGCGAGAATGCGGGGGCCGAGGCCAATATGGCGAAGATGCTCGCCGCCGAGGCCAGCTGGGCCGCGGGCGAAGCGTGCATCCAGACCCACGGCGGCTTCGGTTTTGCAGCCGAATATGACATCGAGCGGAAGTTCCGCGAGACGCGCCTCTACCAGGTCGCGCCGATCAGCACGAACATGATCCTCTCCTATGTCGCCGAGCATGTGCTGGGGATGCCGCGAAGCTATTGAGGCGGGGTCGCGCCCGCCCCGCCTTTCGCACAGCGCCGCGCTAGCCTGGATGCGCTTCGTCGCCGACGGTTGAGCGCAGGAGGCCCCTGAACACCTCCTGCGCCGTCCGCTTTCCTTGCGTCACGTCGAAAACGTCGCTCGCGATCGGCATCGCGATGCCGTATTTTTTGGCGAGCGCCATCACCGTTGGCGCGCTCTTCACGCCTTCAGCGACCATGTTCATGCCTTCGATGATCGCATCGATGTGGCGCCCCTTGCCCAGTTCAACCCCGACGTGGCGATTGCGGCTCAAGGGGCTGGTGCAGGTTGCAATGAGGTCGCCCATTCCGGTGAGGCCCGCGAAGGTTTCGGGGCGTCCCCCCATTGCGACGCCGAGCCGCGTGATCTCGGCAAGCCCGCGCGTCATCAGCCCCGCGCGCGTATTGTCGCCTGCGCCAAGCCCGTCGCCCATCCCGACCGCAATCGCGATGATATTCTTCAAAACCCCGCCGAGTTCGCAGCCAAGAAGATCAGTATTGGTGTAGACGCGAAACAGCCCCGAGTGGAAAACGGGCTGGAGCGCGCGCACGACGATCTCGTCTTCCATCGACAGGACGCTCGCTGCCGCCTGCCCGCTCATGATCTCGCGCGCGAGATTGGGGCCGGTGAGGACACCCACGGGGTGGCCGGGCAGCACCTCTTCGATGAGCTCGGTCATCCGCTTGCCCGAGGCGAGCTCGAGCCCCTTGGTGAGGCTGATGACGGGAACCCAGGGACGAAGATGGCGCCTCGCCTCTTCGAGCACCCCACGAAAGCTGTGCGAGGGCACCCCCATGACGAGAACGTCGGCGCTCGCCACCACCTCCTCGAGACTGGTGGTCGCGTTAAGCGCTGCGGGGAGCGTAATGCCGGGGAGATATCTGGGGTTCTCGTGCGCGCGATTGATGCTCTCCACTGTCTCGGCATCACGCGCCCAGAGCGTGATCGGCGCATTGCGAGACACCAAGGAGGCGACCGTCGTCCCCCAGCTACCGCCCCCGAGCAGCCCGATCTTCAGCCGCATCGCCCCCTCCCTTTCTTTGAAGCAAAGAGTGGCGCGACTTTAAGCCCTTGGCAAGCCGCGCTGGCCGCACTCCTCACGCCGGCTGGGATCCGCCGCCCTCTCATGGCGGGCGGGGCACCAATGAGGCAATCGAAGACTTAGGCAAGCGCTCCAAGAAAGTCCCGGATGATTGCGGCGGTCGCCTTGGGATCCTCGACCATCGGGACGTGCCCGACATGCTCCAATATATGTGCCCGGCTGCCCGCGATGCCGGCTTCGAGCACGGGGACGCAGCTGACGTCAATGAGCCGGTCGTGGCGGCCCCAGAGAATCAGCGTCGGCACCCTCACCTCGCCGAGCCGGTCGTTGAGCGGATGGTCGCGCGCTTCGGTCGCGATGATCCAGAAGACGCCGTCTAGCTGATCGCGATATTTGAGCGCATCGGCATAGAGCGCGGGTTTGAGCCGGGCCGGGATGAAGGGGGGCTTGTGCGTCACCATCGCGAGGAGGCGGTCGGCATCTTCAAGATTGGCGAGAACGAGTGGATTATAGTCTTCGTTGGCGGCCTGTTTTTCAAGATCGCTCTCGTTCGCTCCCTTCACCCCTGCATTGTTGAGGAGAATGAGGCTCGCGAGCGCATCCGGATAATCGAGCGCGTAGCGCAGCGCGATCCAGCCGCCCATGCTGTTGCCGCAAAGATGCGGGGATTGGAGCCCCAGGGCATCGGCGAACCCCTTGAGCCGCGCGGTCTGCGCCGCGATGTCGTAGGCGAGCTGGGGATTGCGCTCATTCTCCCCAAACCCCGGCAGATCGGGGGCGATGACATGAAAGTCGCGCGTGAGATAGGGCGCGATCATCGACCAATTGTCCTTGTCGCCCGCAAAGCCGTGAACGAACAGCAAGAGCGGCTTTGCCGGATCCCCGCCCTCGAGATAGGGCCAGGCGCGGCCGTCGACGGTCACGCTCTTCAGCGCGAGACCGCCGCGCCTGCGAAGAAGCCAGCGCCCGAACGCGACAAGCCGGCCGGGGAAGAGAAAATAGAGAAGAATGAGCGCGATCATGGGCGCAAAAATCAGAACGAGCAGAATTTTCATGGCGCGCTCCCGCCCTCCTCTTGCCTGCGTGCACTCATGCCTTCACGACATGCGCATCGAACCAGCCGATCAGATCGTCGAGCACCTGGTCGCGTTCCGGCTCGTTGTAGATTTCATGAAAAAGCCCCGGGTAGACTTTGAGGGTCTTGTCGGTCGAGGAGACATGCTCGAAGAGATAGCGTGAGCCTGAAGGCGCCGTGAGCGTGTCGGCCCCTCCGTGCTGGAGCAGGATCGGAAGGCTGATCCTCACCGCGCCCGCCTGCGCCGCTGCCATCGCGTCCATGAACTCCGTGCCGAGCCGTGCGCCGATCTTGCCTTTGTAAACGAGGGGGTCGGCGCGGTAGGCCGCCACCACATCCGGGTCGCGGCTCACACCCTCGGCATCGAGAGCGAGCACACCGAGCCTGGGGAAGAAGCGCGAGAGGAAGCGACTGAGGTAGATCGTCATGCGCGAAGGCGGCGCGGCGGGGACGATCGCTGGCCCCGAGAGCGCCGCGGCGACGAACGCGTCCTGCCGCTCGAGCAGAAAGAGCGTCGCAATGAGCCCGCCCATGCTGTGTCCAAGGAGCAGGCGCGGGGTGCCGCAATGCTGGACCTCGACGAGCGTCTGCAGCTCGGCCATGCCGTCGGTAAAGGCGGAAAAACGCGGCACGAAGCCCGGCGTCCCGTCCGACTTGCCATGCCCCCAGTGATCGACGGCATAGACCGCGTAGCCCCTGCCCGTCAGGCGCTCGGCGACATGGGCGTAGCGGCCGGCATGTTCGGCATAACCGTGCGCGAGGAGAACGACCGCCTTCGGCGCTCCGGCGGGAAGCCAGTGGGTGACCGAGAGCGCCGACCCCGCTGCTGCCGAGCCTTCGGGAAGGACGAGTGCGCCGGTCGCCACGCTCAGCGAGCTGCCTTCGTCAGCGCCGAGCTGCGATGCCCCGGGCCATCGTCGCCCGCCTTGTCGACGCGCGCGAGGATCGCATCGAGCGCGCGGCTGATCGCGGTCTGGGTGCGCACCATCTCGATCTTGGGCCAGGCCGTGCGCATGCCGGTGTCGATCAGCTCGTCGATATCCTCCTGCGCAAGGTCGGAGAGGATCTTGGTCGGCGACCAGAATTTGGGCGGGCGGATGATATTGATGTCGCCGGTATATTCCTGGTTGATCACCGAGCGCGCGAGATTGGCGAGGCTGTTGAGCGGCGGCACCAGTTCCAGCGGCTTGCGGAAGATCGTCATATTGGCGTTGAGCCACACTTTGAAGGTTGCGAGCGAGGCGTGCTGGATCGCCTCGATGGGCGCCATTTGCTTGCGCGTGTCGCTCGCAAAGGGCAGCGCGAGGGGGTTTGCCTGGCTGACGATATGATGGTTGACGCCGTAGAGGCGCTCAAGCCGCTTGGTGGGAATGTCATGCGTCACCGATCCGTCGACCCAGCGACGGTCGGGCTGATAGGGCACGCGCGCGCCGTCCTCGCCCCGCGCCATCAGCATGACGGGCGGAAAGACCCCCGGGACCGCGCAGGAAGCGAGCACGGCCTCGCGGATGAGCACATTGGGCGCCGTGATCGCGTTGAGAAGGCGGCCGTTCTGATGCTTTTCGGCCGGTGCGACCGAGACGTTGAGATGACGGCCGCTCCGCTCCCACGCCTCGCGAAAGGTGAGGTCGGGAATGAGCTCGGCGAGCCGGGCACGCACCTCATCGGAGGCGAGACGGCGGGTTTCAGCGCCCCGCGCAGGGTTGGCAAGCCGCTCGCTCGCGAGAAACGCTCCGACCTCCGGGTCCTGGCGCGTCGAGACGATCGCTGCGACGACCGAGCCGCCGCTCGAGCCTGCAAGGATATTGGGAAGCACGCCTTCGTCCCAGAGCGCCCTTACCACCCCGACATGGAAAAAAAGAAAGCTTCCCGAGCCTGAAAGCAGGAGCGCGGAGCGGCCGTAGCAATGCTGGGCACGGCGGAAGAAGTCGCGCTTTTCCTCGCGCGGGACGGCGGGCGAGGAGGCGATCTTGCCGAGCGCGGCAACGACCTCTGCCACATAGGCCTCGATCAGTATTTTCGTCCCGAAACGCGCCTTTTGATAAAGCCGCTCGTGCCCCATTCCGTCGATATTGCCGTGTATGCCCTCGTTGAGGACGAAGAGCAGCCCCTTGACGTCGCCCGCCGCGGAGAGGGCGCGCAGCCTCTCGAGCCGGGCGCGGATCGCCTTGAAGTCGAAATGCTCGCTTGCATCGGCTTCGCGCCACGCCTGCATTCCCGATTTCGCGTCGTGCGCCCGCGCCGCCTTCGACCAGGCGGCATAGTCGGGCGCATTGGCCAGTTCGGCGTCGGCGCTCAGCGTCGGGGAGAAAATCATCCGGTCGTCCTCGAAGAGGGTTATTTTTTCCGAGTTTTGCGCCTTGCGTTGCCTTTGGCAACTGGTTTCGCCCTGGCTTTGGGAGCAGGCTTCGCCGGGACGGCGACCTTGCCCTTTCCTTTCGGCCTTGCCGTAGGGGCTTTCGCCGCCTCCCCATTCGGCGCCGCCATGAGCTCGGCAAAGCTTTCCTCGATACAGGCGCGGAAAAAGGCGATGTCGGGCATCACCTCGCGCTCGGATATGATCGAGAAGGCGATCCGACCATTGTAGCTCGGCGTCGCAATGAACAGCCCCATATTGTTGGCGAGCGGCGCCATGCCATATTGCGCAACAAGCTGCGCGCCGGCGAGATAGAGCGGTACCTGCACGCCCGGCACGTTCGAGATGAAAAGATTGGTCCCGCGCACCGCGAAGCGTTCGCTGGTGAGAATGCGCGCGACCGCCGCCATGGTCGCGCCGGGGATATGCTGCGAAAGATCGGTCATCAGCCGTGCGCTGACGCCCGCCTTTGCCTCCTTCGCCTCAAGGGTAAAGTCGCGGATCGCCGCGAGCCGGGCGAGGGGGTCGGCGATGTCGGTGCGCACCGGCACGCTCATCGCGGAGACCTGATTGCCGGGGCTTGAGGCCCCCCTTCCTTCGCCTTTCGTCTTGCCGCGCAGGTTGATCGGCGCGACGGCGACGAGGCTTTCTTCGGGCAGCTCCCCATGGCTTTCAAGATATTTGCGCAGCGCGCCTCCGACCGCCGCGATCACGACGTCGTTGACCGTCGCGCCGGACACCTTCTTTCGCACCTCGGCGACGTCGGCGAGCGCGATGCTGGTGCCGTCGAACATCTTGCGCGGTCCCACGGGCACATTGAAACGCGTTTGCGGCACGCCCGCGGCCATTCCGCCCTCCGCGATCGACCGGCGCGCCGAGGCGACGATGGCCGGTGAGACCTTCAAAAGCGCGTTCATGAACTTCACCGGTGACTGCATCGAGGCCGACCACGCGCGCGTGAGCGTTTCGACGCTCGAAGGCGCGCGCCCCAGCGCCTCGAGCGGCGGTGGCTCGGCGATCGCCGGCGTTCCCCTGGCATCGATATCGCTCATCGCGATGAAGGCGTGCGCCCCCGATGCGCCGTCGACCGCGGCATGGTGCACACGGTGGAGCATCGCGAAACTGCCCTTGGGGATGCCCTCGACACGGTCGAGCCCCTCGATGACGTAAATGTCCCAGAGCGGTCGGTTCATATCCATGGGTTTGGAAAACCACCGGGCGACCGCGATGCAGAACTGGCGCCAGTCGCCAGGTTCGGGCAGGCGCGCGTGGCTCATATGCGCCTCGATGTCGAAATGCTCGTCCTCGACCCAATAGGGATGGTCGACATCGAAGGGCAATCGGTGGAGCCGGCGCCGGAAGAGCGGCGATGTGTCGAGACGGCTTTCGACGTGATGGATGATGTCCTTGAAGCGGACGAAGCCCCCGGGCGCGGTCGAGGGATCGTAGATATAGACCCCCATGATATGGGTGAGATTGTTCGCGGTCTGGGTGTAGAGGAACTGGGCGTCCTGCGCGCTGAGCTGCTTGAGCATCATCATTCCTTCTCTTCCAGCATCGTCATGGCGGCCCCAGCAGCCGGTCGGCGAGCGCGAGCGTTGCAAGGCGCATCGATTCCATCAGATTGGCGAGCCCGCGAAGCTCGGCGAGCAGCGCGCGGCGCGCCCGGAGGATGTCCGGGGTCGCGGTGTCCGCAAGACCCATATGGCGCATCAAGGCGAGCCCGTTTGCAAAGAGCAATTTGCCGATCGCAGCCTCGCTGCTGATCCGGCGCAGCAGCCAGGCCTGGCGCCCCTCGACCAGGGCTGCATCGAGCAGGGCCTTTTCGTCGACCGCCTCGCCGGGCGCGGCGCGCGAAAGGATGTCGGCGACGACCGAATAGGCCTCGGCAAAGGGCAGAAGGATCGCATGGCCGACGAGCGGCTGGCAGCGGCGGATGAGCTGTGCAACGCCCCGATCCCCGCTTGCGAGACGCTTTTCCCAGGCGGAATCTATGCGCGCAAGTTCCGCCTCGAGGG contains:
- the argH gene encoding argininosuccinate lyase — translated: MWGGRFGGGPAAIMQEINASIPVDKRLWEEDIAASRAHAAMLGAQGIITAADAAAIDAGLAEIAAEFARDGVPVDLALEDIHMTVESRLKEIVGEPAGRLHTARSRNDQVATDFRLWVRGACERIDAGLKGLQAALLARAEEHAASIMPGFTHLQVAQPVTLGHHLLAYVEMAARDRGRFSDARSRLNESPLGAAALAGTGFAVDRDATAKALGFARPMANSIDAVSDRDFALEFCAAAAIAALHLSRLAEEIVIWASQPFGFVALPDAWSTGSSIMPQKRNPDAAELVRGRAGLLLGAFQRLAVIVKGLPLTYSKDLQDDKETVFGAFDALALSLAALTGMVETLTFRTDRMRALAASGFSTATDLADWLVREAGVPFREAHHIVGACVKRSEELGVELSALPAAEAAAIHAAVTPEALAALTVEASVASRISYGGTAPERVRQAIAAARAALES
- a CDS encoding TlpA family protein disulfide reductase, whose protein sequence is MLLLSGDSAIRRALDPKIALLAILLAGSIAGCDREKRDQEQAGASQANIAPDEAKDARSAGTFQHQIDRSHAGEAAPSARFFGPDNAPVTLTAFKGRPLLVNLWATWCAPCVAEMPTLDALAAQQDKAMTVIAVAQDLQGAAVVDPWFQKAGLTSLQPYVDPENALLDAASSALPTSILYDAEGKELWRIIGAIDWQGAKAKALLAEAGI
- a CDS encoding SDR family NAD(P)-dependent oxidoreductase; amino-acid sequence: MSGLLTDKVVAVTGAGRGVGREIALLCAREGAAVVVNDLGTSGEGEGADLSPAEETVNDIKAAGGRAVVNGASVADPRGAASIIEDAVQNFGRIDAVVNNAGILRDRIWHKLSHEDWAAVIDVHLNGCFNVSKAATPYFREQGSGSFIHFTSTSGLIGNFGQANYSAAKLGIVGLSQSIALDMARAGVRSNCIAPFAWSRMTASIPATTPEEIARVERMKTMSADKIAPLVAFLASDAAKEVTNQIFGVRKNEIFLFSKPRPIRSMQKSEGWTPQAIADELLPAFRPSFARPDERSGDVFGYDPI
- a CDS encoding acyl-CoA dehydrogenase family protein, translating into MQDYTAIREEVAKLCAAFPGPYWQAKDKRREYPSEFVAALGEAGYLAALIPEEYGGAGLPLSAAAAILEEIQRQGCNGGAVHAQMYVMGTVLRHGSEEQKARYLPRVATGELRLQAFGVTEPTSGTDTLSLKTTARREGEHYIVNGQKLWTSRAEHSDLMILLARTTPREEAASRTEGLSVFLVDMKEALAAGTLTIRPIDTMMNHATTEVFFDNMRIPAANLIGEEGKGFRYILSGMNAERLLIAAECIGDAKWFIDKASAYAKERVLFGRPIGQNQGVQFPIARAYTQMRAAELLVHDGIAKYEAGENAGAEANMAKMLAAEASWAAGEACIQTHGGFGFAAEYDIERKFRETRLYQVAPISTNMILSYVAEHVLGMPRSY
- a CDS encoding NAD(P)H-dependent glycerol-3-phosphate dehydrogenase, producing the protein MRLKIGLLGGGSWGTTVASLVSRNAPITLWARDAETVESINRAHENPRYLPGITLPAALNATTSLEEVVASADVLVMGVPSHSFRGVLEEARRHLRPWVPVISLTKGLELASGKRMTELIEEVLPGHPVGVLTGPNLAREIMSGQAAASVLSMEDEIVVRALQPVFHSGLFRVYTNTDLLGCELGGVLKNIIAIAVGMGDGLGAGDNTRAGLMTRGLAEITRLGVAMGGRPETFAGLTGMGDLIATCTSPLSRNRHVGVELGKGRHIDAIIEGMNMVAEGVKSAPTVMALAKKYGIAMPIASDVFDVTQGKRTAQEVFRGLLRSTVGDEAHPG
- a CDS encoding alpha/beta fold hydrolase, giving the protein MKILLVLIFAPMIALILLYFLFPGRLVAFGRWLLRRRGGLALKSVTVDGRAWPYLEGGDPAKPLLLFVHGFAGDKDNWSMIAPYLTRDFHVIAPDLPGFGENERNPQLAYDIAAQTARLKGFADALGLQSPHLCGNSMGGWIALRYALDYPDALASLILLNNAGVKGANESDLEKQAANEDYNPLVLANLEDADRLLAMVTHKPPFIPARLKPALYADALKYRDQLDGVFWIIATEARDHPLNDRLGEVRVPTLILWGRHDRLIDVSCVPVLEAGIAGSRAHILEHVGHVPMVEDPKATAAIIRDFLGALA
- a CDS encoding alpha/beta hydrolase; protein product: MATGALVLPEGSAAAGSALSVTHWLPAGAPKAVVLLAHGYAEHAGRYAHVAERLTGRGYAVYAVDHWGHGKSDGTPGFVPRFSAFTDGMAELQTLVEVQHCGTPRLLLGHSMGGLIATLFLLERQDAFVAAALSGPAIVPAAPPSRMTIYLSRFLSRFFPRLGVLALDAEGVSRDPDVVAAYRADPLVYKGKIGARLGTEFMDAMAAAQAGAVRISLPILLQHGGADTLTAPSGSRYLFEHVSSTDKTLKVYPGLFHEIYNEPERDQVLDDLIGWFDAHVVKA
- a CDS encoding DUF3336 domain-containing protein, with the translated sequence MIFSPTLSADAELANAPDYAAWSKAARAHDAKSGMQAWREADASEHFDFKAIRARLERLRALSAAGDVKGLLFVLNEGIHGNIDGMGHERLYQKARFGTKILIEAYVAEVVAALGKIASSPAVPREEKRDFFRRAQHCYGRSALLLSGSGSFLFFHVGVVRALWDEGVLPNILAGSSGGSVVAAIVSTRQDPEVGAFLASERLANPARGAETRRLASDEVRARLAELIPDLTFREAWERSGRHLNVSVAPAEKHQNGRLLNAITAPNVLIREAVLASCAVPGVFPPVMLMARGEDGARVPYQPDRRWVDGSVTHDIPTKRLERLYGVNHHIVSQANPLALPFASDTRKQMAPIEAIQHASLATFKVWLNANMTIFRKPLELVPPLNSLANLARSVINQEYTGDINIIRPPKFWSPTKILSDLAQEDIDELIDTGMRTAWPKIEMVRTQTAISRALDAILARVDKAGDDGPGHRSSALTKAAR
- a CDS encoding WS/DGAT/MGAT family O-acyltransferase — translated: MLKQLSAQDAQFLYTQTANNLTHIMGVYIYDPSTAPGGFVRFKDIIHHVESRLDTSPLFRRRLHRLPFDVDHPYWVEDEHFDIEAHMSHARLPEPGDWRQFCIAVARWFSKPMDMNRPLWDIYVIEGLDRVEGIPKGSFAMLHRVHHAAVDGASGAHAFIAMSDIDARGTPAIAEPPPLEALGRAPSSVETLTRAWSASMQSPVKFMNALLKVSPAIVASARRSIAEGGMAAGVPQTRFNVPVGPRKMFDGTSIALADVAEVRKKVSGATVNDVVIAAVGGALRKYLESHGELPEESLVAVAPINLRGKTKGEGRGASSPGNQVSAMSVPVRTDIADPLARLAAIRDFTLEAKEAKAGVSARLMTDLSQHIPGATMAAVARILTSERFAVRGTNLFISNVPGVQVPLYLAGAQLVAQYGMAPLANNMGLFIATPSYNGRIAFSIISEREVMPDIAFFRACIEESFAELMAAPNGEAAKAPTARPKGKGKVAVPAKPAPKARAKPVAKGNARRKTRKK